A section of the Sporanaerobacter acetigenes DSM 13106 genome encodes:
- a CDS encoding TetR/AcrR family transcriptional regulator: MTREEKKIEILKAAAIVFSKNGFYAAKMEDIAKQAGIGKGTVYGYFDSKEALFHELLKYGIEEYKEGMEKVLKGKGSVKEKTIELFKYHGKFLTKYIDIAQIFINQQAVFPKELRKEMLKEKMKLFSMLKEMIEQGKKDGELRDDLDEELVTLSIAGSISQFYGKKVFFDNYSYDEISPEPMVEILFKGYI, from the coding sequence ATGACTAGAGAAGAAAAAAAGATAGAAATACTAAAAGCAGCAGCTATTGTATTTTCTAAAAATGGATTTTATGCAGCTAAAATGGAGGATATAGCAAAGCAAGCAGGAATAGGAAAGGGTACAGTATATGGATATTTTGATAGCAAGGAAGCACTTTTTCATGAACTACTTAAATATGGAATAGAAGAGTACAAAGAAGGAATGGAAAAGGTCCTTAAGGGAAAGGGTAGTGTGAAAGAGAAGACTATAGAATTGTTTAAATATCATGGAAAGTTTTTGACCAAATATATAGATATTGCTCAGATTTTTATAAATCAACAAGCAGTATTTCCCAAGGAATTGAGGAAAGAAATGCTAAAGGAAAAGATGAAATTGTTTTCTATGCTAAAGGAAATGATAGAACAAGGCAAAAAAGATGGAGAACTTAGAGATGATTTAGATGAAGAATTGGTTACTCTTTCTATAGCAGGCTCTATAAGTCAATTTTATGGGAAAAAAGTATTTTTTGATAATTATAGCTATGATGAGATTTCTCCAGAACCTATGGTGGAAATCCTCTTTAAAGGATATATATAG
- a CDS encoding 3-aminobutyryl-CoA ammonia lyase, translating to MEKAIIRVRMSAGDAHYGGNLVDGAKMLQLFGDVATELLIRNDGDEGLFAGYEKVEFLAPVFAGDYIEAVGEIVKTGNSSRKMEFEARKVIAPRPDINDSACDVLEEPIVVCRAVGTCVVPKDKQRK from the coding sequence ATGGAAAAAGCTATTATCAGAGTAAGAATGAGTGCAGGAGATGCCCATTATGGTGGGAATCTTGTAGACGGTGCAAAGATGCTACAATTGTTCGGAGATGTAGCTACAGAATTGCTTATAAGAAATGATGGAGATGAAGGTTTATTTGCAGGTTATGAAAAGGTTGAATTTTTAGCTCCAGTTTTTGCGGGAGATTATATTGAAGCTGTTGGAGAAATAGTTAAGACTGGAAATAGCTCAAGAAAAATGGAATTTGAAGCTAGAAAGGTTATAGCTCCAAGACCAGATATCAATGATTCAGCGTGTGATGTATTGGAAGAACCTATAGTAGTTTGTAGAGCTGTGGGAACTTGTGTAGTTCCAAAGGATAAACAAAGAAAGTAA
- a CDS encoding efflux RND transporter permease subunit, which translates to MNLYSFSVKKPITILMITLVILIVGIVSLTRIPLDLLPKIEIPIAVVSTSYKGAGPQEIEKLVTKPIEGAVATVGSVKNVKSISMDGNSLVVIEFNFGTNMDFANLEMREKIDLVKGYLPREVSNPMVVKVDPNALPILQLAFYSDEDLGKLQSQVMEIIKPRIERIEGVASVAVTGGNEKEVAIVVNEGELERYGLSMDRITQTIGAENLNLPGGQVHSGGKKLTVKTSGEFSSIEQIKALPIPLVTGGVIHLEDIAQISLEDKEINTISRINGKDGINMSIQKQSGANTVRVSEEINKELNEILKEYPSLEMEIVLDQAKYIKDSIINVFKNALMGAAFAIIVLYIFLRDLKTTLIISVSIPVSIVATFILLYFRNITFNVMTLGGMALGVGMLVDNSIVVLENIYRMSEGGEPSDTAAIEGAKEVSMAVIASTLTTIVVFLPMVFVRGFTATIFKELAYTVVFSLLISLLVSLTLIPMLSSRSLRKKKKIERKDIFYKFYGKVEKEYKNILDWALRHKGWTVCIAVLIFIFTLTPLFLIGGEFFPPIDEGVFVVNISLPQGSSFKDINEVLGRLEGEIGNIEEVDTVFSTIGAGSLVSTSSSSTNSNKGSITVILKPLNERNKSTFQVADEVRNIKKDIAGADISVDVSSELMGGLGGDPVNISIKGDDLDTLKGIGEDFKEIVKTVPGTREVKSNYEDGIPEVKIVLHRDMASQFGLSTYQVANSVRGNLSGVVASKYKYEGSEIDIVVKKEGSKDETIQGLKSLNIPTPLGSSVPLLEIADIQVEKGPVNIYRENQSRVVSVTSQIYDRDMESTIEDIEAKLKDYHMPRGYSYSFEGQHKQLVKAYRDLTLVLILAVVFVFIILASQFESFIYPFIIILSVPLSFSGAALFLLLSGKSLSVPAIVGGIVLAGIVVNNAIVLVDYINTLRKNGMEKDEAVRKAGPTRLRPILMTTLTTVLGLLPLAIRRGEGSEIQSPMAIAVIGGLILSTLLTLVLEPVLYIMFDNLRNRNN; encoded by the coding sequence ATGAATCTATATAGTTTTTCTGTAAAAAAGCCTATCACTATTTTGATGATTACATTGGTAATTTTAATTGTTGGTATAGTTTCTTTGACTAGAATTCCATTGGATCTTCTTCCTAAAATAGAAATTCCTATAGCCGTAGTATCTACAAGTTATAAAGGGGCAGGGCCTCAAGAAATTGAAAAATTGGTGACAAAGCCTATTGAAGGGGCTGTAGCTACTGTAGGAAGTGTGAAAAATGTAAAGAGCATTTCTATGGATGGAAATTCTCTTGTAGTGATAGAGTTTAATTTTGGTACAAATATGGATTTTGCCAATCTTGAGATGAGGGAAAAAATAGATTTGGTAAAGGGATATCTTCCTAGAGAAGTTTCAAATCCCATGGTGGTCAAAGTAGATCCCAATGCATTGCCTATTTTGCAATTGGCCTTTTATAGTGACGAGGATTTGGGAAAACTTCAATCTCAGGTTATGGAAATAATAAAACCAAGAATTGAGAGAATCGAAGGAGTGGCTAGTGTAGCGGTGACCGGAGGAAATGAAAAGGAAGTAGCTATAGTTGTAAATGAAGGAGAACTTGAAAGATATGGGCTGAGTATGGATAGAATTACTCAGACAATAGGGGCTGAAAATTTAAATCTTCCTGGAGGTCAGGTGCATAGTGGGGGTAAAAAGCTTACAGTGAAGACTTCAGGAGAGTTTAGTTCCATTGAACAAATAAAGGCTCTTCCCATACCTCTTGTTACAGGGGGAGTTATTCATTTAGAAGATATTGCTCAAATTTCTCTTGAAGATAAGGAAATAAACACTATCTCTAGAATAAATGGAAAAGATGGCATCAATATGTCTATTCAAAAACAATCTGGGGCCAATACTGTTAGAGTCAGTGAAGAGATAAATAAAGAATTAAATGAAATACTAAAAGAATATCCTTCATTGGAAATGGAAATTGTATTGGATCAGGCAAAATATATAAAGGACAGTATCATCAATGTATTTAAAAATGCTTTGATGGGTGCTGCATTTGCCATAATTGTCCTATATATATTTTTGAGGGATTTAAAGACTACTTTGATAATATCTGTTTCTATACCAGTTTCTATTGTTGCAACTTTTATATTGCTATATTTTAGAAATATAACTTTTAATGTCATGACTTTGGGAGGAATGGCATTGGGAGTAGGAATGCTTGTAGACAATTCTATAGTAGTGCTTGAAAATATATATAGAATGAGTGAAGGAGGAGAACCTTCTGATACAGCTGCTATAGAAGGGGCAAAAGAAGTGAGTATGGCTGTTATAGCTTCTACTCTTACTACTATAGTAGTATTTTTGCCTATGGTATTTGTTCGTGGTTTTACAGCTACTATATTTAAAGAATTGGCCTATACAGTTGTATTTTCACTTTTGATATCTCTGTTGGTTTCTCTAACGCTCATTCCAATGCTCTCTTCTAGGTCTTTAAGAAAAAAGAAGAAAATTGAGAGAAAAGATATCTTCTATAAATTTTATGGAAAAGTAGAGAAGGAATATAAAAATATACTTGATTGGGCTCTTAGACATAAGGGATGGACAGTATGCATTGCAGTTTTAATATTTATATTTACTCTTACTCCACTATTTCTTATAGGAGGAGAATTTTTCCCCCCAATTGATGAAGGAGTATTTGTGGTAAACATAAGTCTTCCTCAAGGTTCTAGTTTTAAAGACATAAATGAAGTTCTTGGAAGACTTGAAGGTGAAATTGGAAATATTGAAGAAGTTGATACAGTATTTTCAACTATTGGTGCAGGTTCTCTTGTGTCTACGTCAAGTAGTAGTACCAATTCCAACAAAGGAAGTATCACCGTTATTTTGAAGCCTTTAAATGAAAGAAATAAAAGCACCTTCCAAGTAGCTGATGAAGTGAGAAATATAAAAAAGGATATTGCAGGGGCAGATATAAGTGTAGATGTGTCTTCAGAGTTGATGGGAGGTCTCGGTGGAGATCCTGTAAATATTTCTATTAAGGGAGATGATTTAGATACATTAAAAGGTATTGGAGAAGATTTTAAGGAAATTGTGAAAACTGTACCTGGTACTAGAGAAGTAAAGTCAAATTATGAAGATGGAATACCAGAAGTAAAGATAGTTCTCCATAGAGATATGGCTAGCCAATTTGGGCTCAGTACTTATCAAGTAGCTAATTCAGTGAGGGGAAATCTTTCTGGAGTTGTAGCTAGTAAATACAAATATGAAGGTTCAGAAATAGATATAGTCGTGAAAAAGGAAGGCTCAAAGGATGAAACTATTCAAGGACTCAAATCTTTAAACATACCAACTCCTTTGGGAAGTAGTGTTCCTCTTTTAGAAATAGCGGATATTCAAGTAGAGAAGGGGCCTGTAAATATATATAGGGAAAATCAATCTAGAGTGGTCAGTGTGACTAGTCAAATTTATGATAGAGATATGGAAAGCACTATAGAAGATATAGAAGCAAAGTTAAAAGATTATCATATGCCTAGGGGGTATAGCTATAGTTTTGAAGGACAGCATAAACAACTAGTTAAAGCTTATAGGGATTTGACTTTGGTCCTAATACTTGCTGTGGTATTTGTATTTATAATACTTGCATCTCAATTTGAATCTTTTATATATCCTTTCATTATTATTCTAAGTGTTCCACTATCTTTTTCTGGGGCAGCACTATTTTTGTTGCTTTCAGGAAAGAGTTTGAGCGTTCCAGCTATAGTGGGGGGAATAGTATTGGCAGGAATAGTGGTTAATAATGCTATAGTATTGGTAGATTATATAAATACTTTGAGGAAAAATGGTATGGAAAAAGACGAGGCGGTGAGAAAGGCAGGGCCTACTAGATTGAGACCAATACTTATGACTACCCTTACAACTGTATTGGGACTTTTGCCTTTGGCTATTAGAAGAGGAGAAGGTTCTGAAATACAAAGCCCTATGGCTATAGCTGTAATAGGAGGACTTATTCTTTCTACTCTACTTACACTAGTACTGGAACCTGTTTTATATATAATGTTTGACAATTTGAGAAATAGAAACAATTAA
- a CDS encoding 3-keto-5-aminohexanoate cleavage enzyme gives MEKLIITAAICGAEVTKENNPSVPYTVEEIGREAEAAYKAGASIIHLHVREDDGTPTQSKERFKACIDEIKKRCPDVIVQPSTGGAVGMTDEERLQPVELNPEMATLDCGTLNFGGDEIFVNTENTIKNFANVMNEKNVKPEIEVFDKGMVDLAIRYHKQGFIKAPMHFDFVLGVQMDATVRDLAYLVHSLPEGSTWTVAGVGRHEIPMAVAAIIMGGHARVGFEDNVYLSKGVLAKSNAELVEKVARISREVGREVATPDEARKILGLK, from the coding sequence ATGGAAAAATTAATTATTACAGCAGCTATATGTGGCGCGGAAGTTACAAAGGAAAACAATCCAAGTGTACCTTATACAGTAGAAGAAATAGGTAGAGAAGCTGAAGCAGCATACAAAGCTGGAGCTAGCATCATACATTTACATGTAAGAGAAGACGATGGAACTCCTACTCAAAGCAAAGAAAGATTTAAAGCTTGTATTGATGAAATAAAGAAGAGATGTCCTGATGTAATCGTTCAACCTTCAACAGGTGGAGCAGTTGGAATGACTGATGAAGAAAGACTTCAACCAGTTGAATTGAATCCTGAAATGGCAACTCTTGACTGTGGTACATTAAACTTTGGTGGAGATGAAATATTCGTAAACACTGAGAACACTATCAAAAATTTTGCAAACGTTATGAATGAAAAGAACGTTAAGCCAGAAATTGAAGTGTTTGACAAAGGAATGGTAGACTTAGCTATAAGGTATCATAAACAAGGATTTATAAAAGCCCCTATGCATTTTGATTTTGTACTTGGAGTACAAATGGATGCAACAGTGAGAGATTTAGCTTATTTGGTTCATAGTTTGCCAGAAGGTTCTACATGGACGGTAGCTGGAGTAGGCAGACATGAGATTCCTATGGCTGTGGCAGCAATCATCATGGGCGGTCATGCTAGAGTAGGATTTGAGGACAATGTTTACTTATCAAAAGGTGTTTTAGCTAAATCCAATGCTGAATTGGTAGAAAAAGTTGCTAGAATCTCAAGAGAAGTAGGAAGAGAAGTAGCTACACCAGATGAAGCAAGAAAAATATTAGGTCTTAAATAG
- a CDS encoding BglG family transcription antiterminator, whose product MVTLGKRQKDIIHYLLKIKENSTIKEIALIFNVSERTIRYDLDIIEAWLKEKNVDLIRKPRLGVGIDLGNKNAHEILNELTSLENIDYSAEERQFHIKLLLFLSANYITLEDISEIIKVSKNTIISDLDKIEEEFYESEISLDRKTYYGIKFLGKESSIRNETSKLIGKGLKKGLLSSYEIEYLFEDIDKALILKAIKEKENFLEISYTEESIKELIVNIAVAIKRVKKGKSIECVYDLDKDNRGYATTKKALEIIEKADDIVFDENEINYLDKIFKGAKIRDSISFPGEYENENVNIIVQEIVEDVKKYLGIDLEKDVEVINGLRTHLEVAFYRISNNLTIENPLTDQIKYRYPFIFEMSRKILNKHKTFLGGKLIDDEIAYVAMHIGAAFERNKSSSFMPNVLLVCGSGFATSNLLKTRLNIMLPELKYMGPVSAHEVDECIKKNNVDFVISTSPLEISGIEVIRINPLLDNEDLSRLKTLIFKNTVRKQLDYISDINGANAYRKVNYLGELLNSEEVNLKVDCENWREAIHLASKPLIEQKSITKDYIDAMIKAVEELGPYMVFIPQVALTHASNHNGVLKDSMSLLTLKENIKFGDKGNEEVRIIIVLASLNPELYMEKLVKLVEILEQEAAADILINADSYEEIMYLRN is encoded by the coding sequence ATGGTTACCTTGGGAAAGAGACAAAAAGATATAATTCATTATTTATTAAAAATCAAAGAAAACTCTACTATCAAAGAAATTGCTTTGATTTTTAATGTCAGCGAAAGAACTATTCGCTATGATTTAGATATTATAGAAGCTTGGTTAAAAGAAAAAAATGTTGATTTAATTAGAAAACCTAGATTGGGAGTTGGGATTGATTTAGGGAACAAAAATGCACATGAGATATTAAATGAATTGACAAGTTTAGAAAATATTGATTACTCAGCCGAGGAAAGACAATTTCATATAAAGCTTTTACTTTTTTTATCGGCAAATTATATTACATTAGAAGACATTTCTGAAATTATAAAGGTTAGCAAAAATACTATTATTTCTGATTTAGACAAAATAGAGGAAGAGTTTTATGAAAGCGAAATTTCACTTGATAGGAAAACTTATTATGGAATAAAGTTTTTGGGGAAAGAAAGCTCTATACGAAATGAAACTTCTAAATTGATAGGTAAAGGGCTAAAGAAAGGATTATTGAGTAGCTATGAAATTGAGTATTTATTCGAAGATATAGATAAAGCTCTAATATTAAAAGCAATTAAAGAAAAAGAAAATTTTCTTGAGATTTCTTATACGGAAGAATCCATAAAAGAGTTAATTGTTAATATAGCTGTTGCCATAAAAAGAGTTAAAAAAGGCAAAAGTATAGAATGTGTCTACGATTTAGATAAAGATAATAGAGGCTATGCTACTACAAAAAAGGCCTTGGAAATAATCGAAAAGGCTGATGACATTGTATTTGATGAAAATGAAATTAACTATTTAGATAAAATATTTAAAGGAGCAAAAATCAGAGATTCTATAAGTTTTCCAGGAGAGTATGAAAATGAAAATGTGAATATTATTGTTCAAGAAATAGTTGAAGATGTAAAAAAATATTTAGGTATAGATCTTGAAAAGGATGTGGAGGTTATAAATGGTCTAAGAACTCATCTTGAAGTGGCTTTCTATAGAATTAGCAATAATTTGACAATAGAAAATCCTCTTACGGATCAGATTAAATATAGATACCCTTTTATATTTGAAATGTCGAGAAAAATATTAAATAAGCACAAAACATTTTTGGGAGGAAAGTTGATAGATGATGAAATAGCTTATGTGGCAATGCATATTGGAGCAGCTTTTGAAAGAAATAAAAGTTCGAGTTTTATGCCAAATGTACTTTTAGTTTGTGGAAGTGGTTTTGCGACTTCAAATCTTTTAAAGACTAGATTGAATATTATGTTGCCAGAACTGAAATATATGGGGCCGGTTTCTGCCCATGAAGTAGATGAATGCATAAAAAAGAATAATGTAGATTTTGTAATTAGTACTAGTCCATTAGAAATTTCTGGAATAGAAGTTATAAGAATAAATCCTCTTCTTGACAATGAAGATTTAAGCAGATTGAAAACTCTCATATTTAAGAATACTGTTAGAAAACAACTAGATTATATATCTGATATAAATGGAGCAAATGCTTATAGAAAAGTGAATTATCTAGGAGAGCTTCTTAATAGTGAAGAAGTTAATTTGAAAGTTGACTGTGAGAATTGGAGAGAAGCAATTCATTTGGCAAGTAAACCTCTTATAGAACAAAAAAGTATTACAAAGGATTATATAGACGCTATGATAAAAGCAGTTGAGGAATTGGGACCTTATATGGTTTTTATTCCACAGGTAGCTCTTACTCATGCCTCTAATCACAATGGAGTTTTGAAAGATTCTATGAGTTTACTTACATTAAAAGAAAATATAAAATTCGGAGATAAAGGAAATGAGGAAGTAAGGATAATAATAGTTCTAGCTAGTCTGAATCCAGAATTATATATGGAAAAACTAGTGAAATTGGTGGAAATTTTAGAACAAGAAGCAGCAGCTGATATATTGATAAATGCAGATAGCTATGAAGAAATTATGTATTTGAGAAATTGA